One stretch of Verrucomicrobiia bacterium DNA includes these proteins:
- the ftsY gene encoding signal recognition particle-docking protein FtsY, translating into MGFFDKIRSGLQKTQQRLVHELKRIVTLSPKLTSDVLGDIEAALMGADFGLATTQQIVGAVRQAYESQGRGGEDVLEVARREVERVFEGNVAGLEPRGGEVTVVSIVGVNGTGKTTTTAKLAHWMRGGGRTSVIAACDTFRAAAIEQLKLWGQRLDVPVVAGAYGADAAAVGHDAVTAARARKADFLLVDTAGRLHTKHNLMQELQKLHRVIGKQCPGAPHEVLLVLDATTGMNALSQAREFHKAVPLTGLVITKLDGTSKGGMVVAIRKELGLPVRFIGVGEQADDLQPFDAGAFAAALFAE; encoded by the coding sequence ATGGGATTTTTCGACAAGATCAGGAGCGGGCTGCAGAAGACGCAGCAGCGGCTGGTGCACGAGCTGAAGCGCATCGTGACGCTGTCGCCGAAGCTGACTTCGGATGTGCTGGGCGACATCGAGGCGGCGTTGATGGGGGCGGATTTCGGGTTGGCGACGACGCAGCAGATTGTGGGGGCGGTGCGGCAGGCGTACGAATCGCAGGGTCGGGGCGGGGAGGACGTGCTGGAGGTGGCGCGACGGGAGGTCGAGCGGGTGTTCGAGGGCAACGTGGCGGGATTGGAACCGCGGGGCGGCGAGGTGACGGTGGTGTCGATTGTGGGGGTGAACGGGACGGGGAAGACGACGACGACGGCGAAGCTGGCGCACTGGATGCGGGGCGGGGGCCGGACGTCGGTGATCGCGGCCTGCGACACGTTTCGGGCGGCGGCGATCGAGCAGTTGAAGCTATGGGGTCAGCGGCTGGACGTGCCGGTGGTGGCGGGGGCGTACGGGGCGGATGCGGCGGCCGTGGGGCACGATGCCGTGACGGCGGCGCGGGCGCGGAAGGCGGACTTCCTGCTGGTGGACACGGCGGGGCGGTTGCACACCAAGCACAATCTGATGCAGGAGCTTCAGAAGCTGCACCGGGTCATTGGGAAGCAGTGTCCGGGGGCGCCGCACGAGGTGCTGCTGGTGCTGGACGCCACCACGGGGATGAATGCGCTGAGCCAGGCGCGGGAGTTCCACAAGGCGGTGCCGCTGACGGGCCTGGTGATCACCAAGCTGGACGGGACCAGCAAGGGCGGGATGGTGGTGGCGATTCGGAAGGAGCTGGGGTTGCCCGTCCGGTTCATCGGCGTGGGCGAGCAGGCGGACGATCTGCAGCCGTTCGACGCCGGGGCATTTGCCGCGGCGCTGTTTGCGGAGTGA
- a CDS encoding PHP domain-containing protein — protein MVADLHLHTRHSDGTYTPSELVEAATGHGLSAIALTDHDTIEGCAEVAGLAERAGIGFLTGTEITAELKGRELHILGYLVDTGHDGLRTALGEAQKVRQDRVREMVARLNALGIPLMEERVFELAACRAPGRPHVARALVAGGHCTSLDEAFDRYLKKNRPGWVPKWKMSAERAVALIHEAGGIAVMAHPGLNHDDRMIDRLVRLGVDGLECHHPKHGPAAVEKYLGLARGYGLLVTGGSDCHGRSKNRPTMGTVRLGWEHVEALRARHGSGVRGAVGEG, from the coding sequence ATGGTCGCCGACCTGCACCTTCACACACGTCATTCGGACGGCACGTACACGCCGTCCGAGTTGGTGGAGGCGGCGACCGGGCACGGGTTGTCGGCGATTGCGTTGACGGATCACGACACGATCGAGGGGTGTGCGGAGGTGGCGGGGCTGGCGGAGCGGGCGGGGATTGGATTTCTGACGGGGACGGAGATCACGGCGGAGCTGAAGGGGCGGGAATTGCACATCCTCGGGTATCTGGTGGACACGGGGCACGACGGACTTCGGACCGCGTTGGGCGAGGCGCAGAAGGTGCGGCAGGACCGGGTGCGGGAGATGGTGGCGCGGCTGAACGCGCTGGGCATTCCCCTGATGGAGGAGCGGGTGTTTGAACTGGCGGCGTGTCGGGCCCCGGGTCGGCCGCATGTGGCGCGGGCGCTGGTGGCGGGGGGTCATTGCACCAGCCTCGACGAGGCGTTCGACCGCTACCTGAAGAAGAACCGTCCCGGCTGGGTGCCGAAGTGGAAGATGTCGGCCGAGCGGGCGGTGGCATTGATCCATGAGGCAGGCGGGATCGCGGTGATGGCGCATCCCGGGTTGAACCACGACGACAGGATGATCGATCGCCTGGTGCGCCTCGGGGTGGACGGGCTGGAATGTCATCACCCGAAGCACGGCCCGGCGGCCGTGGAGAAGTATCTCGGTCTGGCGCGGGGCTACGGGCTGCTGGTGACCGGCGGATCGGACTGTCACGGCCGGAGCAAGAACCGGCCGACGATGGGCACGGTGCGGCTGGGGTGGGAGCATGTCGAGGCGTTGCGGGCCCGGCATGGATCGGGGGTGCGGGGTGCGGTCGGGGAGGGTTGA
- the nusB gene encoding transcription antitermination factor NusB, whose protein sequence is MRLRRVAREKALQFLFQHEVNPMEDLGRELDAFWEEQFAVMRSERGVERPVGEGEPPPGPTVEEAEIRVFADGLIRGTLTRREDIDRRLSEVMINWSLNRLASVDRSLLRMAVYELQYREDIPPVVTINEAIEIARKFSTADSGKFVNGILDRIKGELNRPAREPAGA, encoded by the coding sequence ATGCGGTTGCGACGGGTGGCCCGGGAAAAGGCGTTGCAGTTCCTGTTCCAGCACGAGGTGAATCCGATGGAGGATCTCGGCAGGGAACTGGATGCCTTCTGGGAGGAGCAGTTTGCGGTGATGCGGTCCGAGCGCGGGGTGGAGCGGCCGGTGGGGGAGGGCGAGCCGCCGCCGGGGCCCACGGTGGAGGAGGCGGAGATCCGGGTGTTTGCCGACGGGTTGATCCGGGGGACGTTGACCCGGCGGGAGGACATCGACCGGCGGTTGAGCGAGGTGATGATCAACTGGTCGCTGAACCGGCTGGCGTCGGTGGACCGGAGTCTGCTGCGGATGGCGGTGTATGAACTCCAGTATCGGGAGGACATTCCGCCGGTGGTGACGATCAACGAGGCGATCGAGATTGCGCGGAAGTTTTCGACGGCGGACAGCGGGAAGTTCGTGAACGGGATACTGGACCGGATCAAGGGGGAATTGAATCGTCCGGCAAGGGAGCCGGCGGGCGCCTGA
- a CDS encoding MFS transporter, translating to MDTSPVATSTPAPAPPRENLWINLLCNAVFPAVILTTLSKEHRLGPMWALIVAVSLPLTYGIYDLASRRKWNVFSVLGVISISLTGGFGLFKLSGLWFAIKEAAVPLVLGAAVPLTLHTRQPLVRILVCNEQIMNMPKVEAALHAANAWPAFQALLRRVSWIIAGSFALSATLNFFLALWILRSPSGTPEFAEELGRLTVLSYPVITLPTMVVMMFALWKLIAGLEKLTGLSGEELFHDRRTKAP from the coding sequence ATGGATACCTCACCGGTCGCGACGTCCACCCCCGCCCCCGCCCCGCCCCGCGAAAACCTCTGGATCAATCTCCTCTGCAATGCCGTCTTCCCCGCCGTCATCCTCACCACCCTCAGCAAGGAACACCGCCTCGGCCCCATGTGGGCCCTCATCGTCGCCGTCTCCCTGCCCCTCACCTACGGCATCTACGACCTCGCCTCCCGCCGGAAATGGAACGTCTTCTCCGTCCTCGGCGTCATCAGCATCTCCCTCACCGGCGGCTTCGGCCTGTTCAAACTCTCCGGCCTCTGGTTCGCCATCAAGGAAGCCGCCGTCCCCCTCGTCCTCGGTGCCGCCGTCCCCCTCACCCTCCACACCCGCCAGCCCCTCGTCCGTATCCTCGTCTGCAACGAGCAGATCATGAACATGCCCAAGGTCGAGGCCGCCCTCCACGCCGCCAACGCCTGGCCCGCCTTCCAGGCCCTCCTCCGCCGCGTCTCCTGGATCATCGCCGGCTCGTTCGCCCTCAGCGCCACCCTCAACTTCTTCCTCGCCCTCTGGATCCTCCGCAGCCCCTCCGGCACCCCCGAGTTCGCCGAGGAACTCGGCCGCCTCACCGTCCTCAGCTATCCCGTCATCACCCTCCCCACCATGGTCGTCATGATGTTCGCCCTCTGGAAACTCATCGCCGGCCTCGAAAAACTGACCGGCCTCTCCGGCGAGGAGCTGTTCCACGACCGCCGCACCAAAGCCCCCTGA
- a CDS encoding tandem-95 repeat protein, translating into MTFMATLTSSLHATSVGLAWNPNPEPDVVGYRVYRGTQSGAYDWVQDAGPEPSATITGLQTGQIYYFVVTARNRAGLESSPSKEVQFEVPGGRGSRPVALSDSGTLSASSSLAFTLSGSDPDGDALAFVVTAPPNHGSLSGKPPQLIYTPDPGFSGTDSLQFTVSDGNLVSSPATFFLHVFAPNRPPVAFPGSWTQSGTATLNLTLEGDDPDGDPLAFLVTTPPSKGTLSGTAPKLTYRPFAGASGTDSFEFAVHDGALTSAPATVSIVLASANTPPVAHPRFLTIEADSTIPFTLRATDPEGDFLTFAVIEFPSHGVLSGSPPKVQYSPNPGFTGIDTLRFVANDGEFTSLPSTVTFTVVSANRPPVATPFSISGAADTSLPMTLSGQDPDGDALSFQIVRPPTHGSLSGSPPSILYQPASGFSGADSFEFRVSDGSNFSTPATVSITVLPQNQAPVAHQLSIKLSADSSQSFQITGSDPDGDPITFQVTRHPSSGTLTGTAPNLTYRPNPGFSGSDSIRFTVSDGSLTSTPATVLFSVTTPNRAPVAQPLSLSTTQGTQLPLTLAGSDPDGDPISFHISKGPSNGTLTGKPPLVTYLPGPGFLGSDSFQFVVSDGKTDSAPATVSLKVNPLNSPPVAIAASLFTGFNMPLPLVLVGLDPDGDPLSFHIDRLPGNGFLSGTPPILTYWPRGNFSGSDSFSFRVSDGHHTSESATISLSVLSIRLASSSASIEDSELAPELATDAPPPQETLLVTREGSTSSLLSGASHLGGERTEAASTQQPRIAPGQPPMAGSLELAPDGSFLYRHLRPGTFTDQFSYWVLDGDEPLFETVVPIHILQWAHVEIHGANLRLEFYVAPGADYHVELQEFPYDPAAPWHPMIAFPAHAAGIVTVWDHLPPADQPRSYRVRCITPHSEWTYTLPARP; encoded by the coding sequence ATGACCTTCATGGCGACCCTCACCTCCTCCCTTCATGCCACCTCCGTCGGCCTGGCATGGAATCCCAACCCGGAACCCGATGTCGTCGGGTACCGCGTCTATCGAGGCACCCAGAGCGGTGCCTATGACTGGGTCCAGGATGCCGGCCCGGAGCCCTCGGCGACCATCACCGGCCTGCAAACCGGGCAGATCTACTACTTCGTCGTGACCGCACGCAACCGGGCCGGCCTCGAAAGCAGTCCCTCCAAGGAAGTCCAGTTCGAGGTCCCCGGCGGCAGAGGCTCCCGCCCCGTTGCCCTCTCCGACTCCGGTACCCTCTCCGCCTCCTCCTCCCTCGCCTTCACCCTCTCCGGATCCGACCCCGACGGCGATGCGCTCGCCTTTGTCGTCACGGCGCCGCCCAACCACGGATCCCTCTCCGGCAAACCGCCCCAGCTCATCTACACGCCCGATCCCGGCTTCAGTGGCACCGATTCCCTCCAGTTCACCGTCAGCGACGGCAACCTCGTCTCGTCGCCAGCCACCTTCTTTCTCCATGTCTTCGCCCCCAACCGTCCCCCGGTCGCCTTCCCCGGTTCATGGACCCAGTCGGGCACCGCAACGCTCAACCTGACCCTCGAAGGCGACGACCCGGACGGAGACCCGCTCGCTTTCCTCGTCACCACCCCCCCCTCCAAGGGCACCCTCTCCGGAACCGCCCCCAAACTCACCTACCGGCCCTTCGCCGGCGCCAGCGGCACGGATAGCTTCGAGTTCGCGGTCCATGACGGCGCCCTCACCTCAGCCCCGGCCACCGTTTCCATCGTCCTCGCCAGCGCCAACACGCCCCCCGTCGCCCACCCCAGGTTCCTGACCATCGAGGCCGATTCCACCATTCCCTTCACCCTCCGCGCCACCGATCCGGAAGGGGACTTCTTGACCTTCGCCGTCATCGAGTTCCCTTCCCACGGGGTCCTTTCGGGATCGCCGCCCAAGGTCCAGTACTCCCCCAACCCCGGCTTCACCGGGATCGATACCCTCCGCTTCGTCGCCAACGACGGCGAATTCACCTCCCTCCCGTCCACCGTGACCTTCACCGTGGTCTCCGCCAACCGCCCCCCGGTCGCCACCCCGTTCTCCATCTCGGGAGCGGCGGATACCTCCCTTCCCATGACGCTCTCGGGCCAGGATCCCGACGGCGACGCCCTCTCCTTCCAAATCGTCCGCCCCCCGACCCACGGATCCCTCTCCGGCAGTCCCCCCTCGATTCTCTACCAGCCGGCATCCGGATTCTCGGGCGCGGACTCCTTTGAGTTCCGGGTCAGCGACGGTTCCAACTTCTCCACCCCGGCCACCGTCTCCATCACCGTGCTCCCCCAAAACCAGGCGCCCGTCGCCCACCAACTCTCGATCAAGCTGTCCGCCGATTCCTCCCAGTCGTTTCAAATCACCGGCTCCGATCCCGACGGCGATCCCATCACCTTCCAGGTCACCCGTCATCCCTCCTCCGGAACCCTCACCGGTACGGCCCCCAACCTCACCTACCGCCCCAATCCCGGCTTCTCCGGCTCCGACTCCATCCGCTTCACCGTCAGCGACGGATCCCTGACCTCCACCCCCGCCACCGTCCTCTTCAGCGTCACCACCCCCAATCGCGCCCCGGTCGCCCAACCCCTCTCCCTCAGCACCACCCAGGGAACCCAGCTCCCCCTGACGCTCGCCGGCTCTGACCCCGATGGCGATCCCATCTCCTTTCACATCAGCAAGGGCCCCTCCAACGGCACCCTCACCGGCAAGCCGCCCCTGGTGACCTACCTGCCTGGACCCGGCTTCCTCGGATCGGACTCCTTCCAGTTCGTCGTCTCCGACGGCAAGACCGACTCCGCCCCCGCCACCGTGTCCCTCAAGGTCAACCCCCTCAACAGCCCCCCGGTTGCCATCGCCGCCAGCCTGTTCACCGGATTCAATATGCCGCTCCCCCTCGTCCTCGTCGGCCTTGACCCCGATGGCGATCCCTTGTCCTTCCACATCGACCGCCTCCCCGGAAACGGCTTCCTCTCCGGCACCCCCCCCATTCTCACCTACTGGCCCAGGGGCAATTTCTCCGGTTCGGACTCCTTCTCGTTCCGTGTCTCGGACGGACATCACACCTCCGAATCCGCCACCATCTCCCTCAGCGTCCTCTCCATTCGCCTGGCCTCCTCCTCCGCCTCCATCGAGGATTCCGAACTGGCTCCCGAACTGGCAACGGATGCCCCGCCCCCGCAGGAAACCCTCCTCGTCACCAGGGAAGGCTCCACCTCCTCCCTCCTCTCAGGCGCCAGCCACCTCGGCGGCGAACGCACGGAGGCCGCCTCCACCCAACAACCCCGCATCGCCCCGGGTCAGCCGCCCATGGCCGGCTCCCTGGAACTCGCTCCCGACGGCTCGTTCCTCTATCGCCACCTCCGTCCAGGCACCTTCACCGACCAGTTCTCGTACTGGGTCCTCGACGGCGACGAACCCCTCTTCGAAACCGTCGTGCCCATCCATATCCTTCAGTGGGCCCACGTCGAAATCCACGGTGCCAACCTCCGTCTCGAGTTCTACGTCGCCCCCGGCGCCGACTATCACGTCGAACTTCAGGAATTCCCCTACGACCCCGCCGCCCCCTGGCACCCGATGATCGCCTTCCCGGCCCATGCCGCCGGAATCGTCACCGTCTGGGATCATCTCCCGCCCGCCGACCAGCCCCGGTCCTATCGCGTACGCTGCATCACCCCCCACAGCGAATGGACCTACACGCTCCCCGCTAGGCCGTAA
- a CDS encoding tandem-95 repeat protein — MSTPLSRTRRSLLLAWLGTLLTLAGIASLHAETIRLEWDPNTESNIGGYRVYCGAASATYDTVIDVGNQTHADIADLLHDRTYYFVVTAYDITGLESPPSNEVFHKVAKLNLPPSGSELVITLAENGSASFTLSGSDPDGDPIDFAILTTVKYGTLSGSLPLLTYTPFANFHGTDAFTYVVSDGHLTSDPITVTFQVTKVNKAPVASNLAVSTPEATPVSFTLAGSDPDGDPITYKVEAAPKYGSLSGSAPNLTYTPAAGFHGSDFLTFSVSDGKLTSTHATVSISVSKVNQPPVAHHFKLTLDSGSSAPVTLQGTDPDGDPLVFVITRQPTYGVILGTPPNIIYQANAGYSGSDSIRFTVSDGEFTSAPATGMITILAVNQAPVASNLAVSTLEDGAVSFTLAGSDPDGDAITYKVESGPKNGSLSGSAPNLTYTPTAGFHGSDSLTFSVSDGKLTSAHATVSITVTKVNKAPVASNLAVSTPEDSPVSFTLTASDPDGDPITYKIESAPKNGSTSGTAPNLTYTPKPGFHGSDSLTFSVSDGKLTSAHATVSITVTKVNKAPVAYAATVATEQGASVAVTLKGSDPDGDAITFKTQSGPAKGTLTGTAPNLTYTPNSGFHGSDEFTFTVSDGSLTSAPAKISITVIRTATPPVAHPDGILVAQGASSSILVSGATSVLANDTDASGVTAFATLKTPPVHGAVTLAANGTFTYRHFGGTDLADTFTYTASNDSGESAEAVVHVRVLQVAAIRTLSTGAELEFAVTQGIEYTVECQNASPGAIGPWAVLTRFTATTDGFAAVTDPAASTTPNRLYRVRSTGAHGDVTSEPWGYMQMTLNASGAPLTSPFTGSIVRRAQLTARGASWIRLEGAPWADKQLSPHRGLASHIAVVVASANPAAVGRSWTVRLHDDSTIALNSGTENVAHVLQVGDVVEIQTTITIASLFGVAGSPNALLKQNDTVTIHAMEPQEGWTLRYSVARNSAAGYYMSTPAGMVGPFDGTTLYLLPGQSFSPPSSPKSGVKAIGSGRIADGSDSR, encoded by the coding sequence ATGTCAACTCCTCTAAGTAGAACCCGTCGTTCGCTCCTGCTCGCCTGGCTGGGCACCCTGCTGACCCTCGCCGGTATCGCCTCCCTCCACGCCGAAACCATCCGCCTGGAATGGGACCCCAACACCGAGTCCAACATCGGCGGTTACCGCGTGTACTGCGGCGCCGCCAGCGCGACCTATGACACCGTCATCGACGTCGGCAATCAAACCCACGCCGACATCGCCGACCTCCTTCATGACCGCACCTACTACTTCGTGGTGACCGCCTACGACATCACCGGCCTCGAAAGCCCGCCCTCCAACGAGGTCTTCCACAAAGTCGCCAAACTCAACCTGCCGCCCTCGGGCTCCGAGCTCGTCATCACGCTGGCCGAGAACGGTTCCGCCTCCTTCACCCTGTCCGGTTCCGATCCCGATGGCGACCCCATCGACTTCGCCATCCTCACCACGGTGAAGTACGGCACCCTTTCGGGTAGCCTCCCCCTCCTGACCTACACGCCCTTCGCCAATTTCCACGGCACGGACGCCTTCACCTACGTCGTCAGCGATGGGCACCTGACCTCCGACCCGATCACCGTCACCTTCCAGGTCACCAAGGTCAACAAGGCCCCCGTCGCCTCCAACCTCGCCGTCTCCACCCCCGAAGCCACCCCGGTCTCCTTCACCCTCGCCGGCTCCGATCCCGACGGCGATCCCATCACCTACAAGGTCGAGGCCGCTCCCAAGTACGGCAGCCTGTCCGGCTCCGCCCCCAACCTGACCTACACCCCGGCCGCCGGGTTCCATGGCTCCGATTTCCTCACCTTCTCCGTCTCCGACGGCAAGCTCACCTCCACTCACGCCACCGTCTCCATCTCCGTCTCCAAGGTCAATCAACCGCCCGTCGCCCATCACTTCAAACTCACCCTCGACTCAGGATCGTCCGCCCCCGTCACGCTCCAAGGCACCGATCCCGACGGCGATCCCCTCGTCTTCGTCATCACCCGTCAGCCGACCTATGGCGTCATCCTCGGCACGCCCCCGAATATCATCTACCAGGCCAATGCCGGATATTCGGGTTCAGACTCCATCCGCTTCACTGTCAGCGACGGGGAATTCACCTCGGCGCCCGCCACCGGCATGATCACCATCCTCGCCGTCAATCAGGCCCCCGTCGCCTCCAACCTCGCCGTCTCCACGCTCGAGGACGGCGCGGTCTCCTTCACCCTCGCCGGCTCCGATCCCGACGGCGACGCCATCACCTACAAGGTCGAGTCCGGTCCCAAGAATGGCAGCCTGTCCGGCTCCGCCCCCAATCTGACCTACACCCCGACCGCCGGCTTCCACGGCTCCGATTCCCTCACCTTCTCCGTCTCCGACGGCAAGCTCACCTCCGCCCACGCCACCGTCTCCATCACCGTCACCAAGGTCAACAAGGCCCCCGTCGCTTCCAACCTCGCCGTCTCCACGCCCGAGGACAGCCCGGTCTCCTTCACTCTCACGGCCTCCGATCCCGATGGCGATCCCATCACCTACAAGATCGAATCCGCCCCCAAGAACGGTTCCACCTCGGGCACCGCTCCCAACCTGACCTACACCCCGAAGCCTGGCTTCCACGGCTCCGATTCCCTCACCTTCTCCGTCTCCGACGGCAAGCTCACCTCCGCCCACGCCACCGTCTCCATCACCGTCACCAAGGTCAACAAGGCCCCCGTCGCCTACGCCGCCACCGTGGCCACCGAACAAGGCGCTTCCGTCGCCGTCACCCTGAAGGGGTCCGACCCCGATGGCGATGCCATCACCTTCAAGACTCAGAGCGGGCCCGCCAAGGGCACCCTGACGGGAACGGCCCCGAATCTGACCTACACCCCGAATTCCGGGTTCCATGGCTCGGACGAGTTCACCTTCACCGTCAGCGATGGCTCGCTCACCTCGGCGCCCGCCAAGATCTCCATCACGGTGATCCGCACCGCCACCCCGCCAGTCGCCCATCCGGACGGCATCCTCGTGGCCCAGGGCGCCTCCTCCAGCATCCTTGTCAGTGGCGCCACCTCGGTGCTCGCCAATGACACCGACGCTTCGGGTGTCACTGCGTTCGCCACGCTCAAGACGCCTCCCGTCCACGGAGCCGTCACCCTGGCCGCAAACGGCACCTTCACCTACCGGCACTTCGGTGGCACCGACCTCGCCGACACCTTCACCTACACCGCCTCCAACGACTCCGGCGAAAGCGCCGAGGCGGTCGTCCATGTCCGCGTCCTCCAGGTGGCCGCCATTCGCACCCTCAGCACCGGCGCCGAACTCGAGTTCGCCGTGACCCAGGGCATCGAGTACACCGTCGAATGCCAGAATGCCTCCCCGGGTGCCATCGGACCCTGGGCCGTTCTCACCCGCTTCACGGCGACCACCGACGGCTTCGCCGCGGTCACGGACCCTGCGGCCTCCACCACGCCGAACCGCCTCTACCGGGTCCGCTCCACCGGGGCGCACGGCGACGTAACCAGCGAACCCTGGGGCTACATGCAGATGACCCTGAATGCCTCCGGCGCCCCCCTGACCTCGCCCTTCACCGGCTCCATCGTCCGCCGCGCCCAACTCACCGCCCGCGGTGCCAGCTGGATCCGGCTGGAAGGAGCCCCCTGGGCCGACAAGCAACTCAGCCCACACCGCGGACTCGCGTCACACATCGCCGTCGTCGTCGCCAGCGCCAACCCGGCGGCCGTCGGCCGCTCCTGGACGGTCCGGCTCCATGACGACTCCACCATCGCCCTCAACTCCGGGACCGAAAACGTGGCGCACGTCCTCCAGGTCGGCGATGTGGTCGAAATCCAGACCACCATCACCATCGCCAGCCTCTTCGGTGTGGCCGGCTCCCCCAACGCCCTCCTCAAGCAGAACGACACCGTCACCATCCACGCGATGGAACCCCAGGAGGGCTGGACCCTCCGCTACTCGGTCGCCCGCAACAGCGCCGCCGGTTACTACATGTCCACCCCCGCCGGCATGGTCGGCCCCTTCGACGGCACGACCCTCTACCTCCTCCCCGGTCAATCCTTCTCGCCTCCGTCCAGTCCCAAGAGCGGCGTGAAGGCCATCGGTTCGGGCCGGATCGCGGACGGATCGGATTCCCGATAG